A DNA window from Flavisolibacter ginsenosidimutans contains the following coding sequences:
- a CDS encoding alpha-L-fucosidase: MTERFIASSGFLLLMLAACSPQKNISENYPAKYNSVLIAPTDTEKEIIRKAANVVPTPRQLRWQALELTGFFHFGINTFTNREWGDGKEDPKLFNPTQLDALQWVRTAKDAGIKQVILTAKHHDGFCLWPTKTTEHSVKNSPWKGGKGDAVKEVAEACKKEGIGFGIYLSPWDRNSSVYGTDAYNDFFAQQLTELLTNYGRVDEVWFDGANGEGPNGKKQVYDFGRWYKLIRRLQPQAVIAIMGPDVRWVGTETGQGREQEWSVVPANNLDPQAVAENSQKGIAFKPQGDMRGSDLGSREKILQAKGLVWYPAETDVSIRPGWFYHESEDSKVKTPRQLTGIYLNSVGRNGVLLLNIPPDKRGLINENDARNLLEWKRLRDEIFSVNLAKDASLYAANGENLKALVDEKDDTHFTTTGTDTTTTIEISFKAPQTVNVLALQENIREGQRIESFVLEYWNGNEWKKATEGTTVGYKRLMRFASVTTNKLRLRILSSRLNPFLAELALYNAPTEK, encoded by the coding sequence ATGACAGAGAGGTTTATCGCATCGTCGGGATTTCTATTGCTGATGCTCGCAGCTTGTTCGCCGCAAAAAAATATCAGCGAAAACTATCCGGCGAAATACAATTCCGTCCTCATTGCACCAACCGATACGGAAAAAGAAATCATTCGAAAAGCCGCCAACGTTGTGCCTACGCCGCGGCAACTTCGGTGGCAGGCCCTGGAACTTACCGGCTTTTTTCACTTCGGTATTAACACGTTTACCAATCGCGAGTGGGGCGATGGGAAAGAAGACCCCAAGCTCTTTAATCCAACACAATTGGATGCCCTGCAGTGGGTGCGAACCGCAAAAGACGCAGGCATCAAGCAAGTTATTCTCACCGCAAAACACCACGACGGCTTTTGTCTTTGGCCTACCAAAACAACAGAGCATTCCGTAAAAAACAGTCCTTGGAAAGGCGGTAAGGGCGATGCGGTAAAAGAAGTGGCCGAAGCCTGTAAAAAAGAAGGCATTGGCTTTGGCATTTACCTCTCGCCCTGGGATAGAAATTCTTCGGTTTACGGCACCGACGCGTATAATGATTTTTTTGCGCAACAATTAACCGAACTGTTGACGAATTACGGCCGCGTTGATGAAGTATGGTTTGACGGCGCCAACGGCGAAGGACCAAACGGGAAAAAACAGGTCTATGATTTTGGGCGTTGGTACAAGTTGATTCGTCGGTTGCAACCGCAGGCTGTTATTGCCATCATGGGTCCCGATGTGCGCTGGGTGGGAACGGAAACAGGACAAGGACGTGAACAGGAGTGGAGCGTGGTGCCGGCAAACAATTTAGACCCGCAAGCGGTAGCTGAAAATTCGCAAAAAGGCATTGCCTTTAAACCGCAAGGTGACATGCGCGGAAGTGACCTTGGGAGCCGCGAAAAAATATTACAGGCAAAAGGATTGGTTTGGTATCCCGCCGAAACCGACGTGTCCATCCGGCCGGGTTGGTTTTACCACGAAAGCGAAGACAGCAAGGTGAAAACGCCGCGGCAACTCACCGGCATTTATTTAAATTCAGTAGGAAGAAACGGTGTGTTATTGCTCAATATTCCGCCCGACAAAAGAGGATTGATCAACGAAAACGACGCAAGGAACTTACTTGAATGGAAACGCCTTCGCGATGAAATTTTTTCGGTGAACCTTGCAAAAGACGCATCGCTGTACGCGGCAAACGGAGAGAACCTGAAAGCATTGGTTGATGAAAAAGACGACACGCATTTTACCACAACCGGTACCGACACGACAACAACAATCGAAATAAGTTTTAAAGCGCCGCAGACCGTTAACGTGCTGGCTTTGCAAGAGAATATTCGCGAGGGGCAACGCATCGAAAGCTTTGTGCTGGAATACTGGAACGGAAACGAATGGAAAAAAGCAACCGAAGGAACAACCGTTGGTTACAAACGGCTCATGCGCTTTGCTTCCGTAACCACAAACAAACTACGCCTGCGCATCTTGTCATCAAGGCTCAATCCCTTTCTTGCCGAACTGGCTTTGTACAACGCACCAACTGAAAAATAA
- a CDS encoding glycoside hydrolase family 27 protein: MTNRFHNNKKRLFFFLLFLVCKPSFAQLAPAPPMGWMTWNYFADKINEKDIREMADAMEASGMVKAGYRYIMIDDGWQGGRDNKNNIIPDPKKFPSGIKALADYVHAKGIKLGIYSDAAQLTCAGYTASLGFEEQDAKTFASWSIDYLKYDYCHAPPDSATAKIRYKKMADALRKSGREIVFSICEWGERKPWLWAANAGGQLWRTTGDVRDKWKRRTTEKWGEGIMDILDVNAELSAYAGPGRWNDPDMLVVGLYGKKGPSGDGGGTGCSDVEYVSQMSLWSMMAAPLVATNDVRNMNESTKNILLNEEVIAINQDALGKQAERKIKDSIWNVFVKPLANGDYAVAVLNRSDVPKTTSVDFKALGLEHKYTVRDLWQHKDFGKAKSWKGTVQSHETKVFRLRKS, translated from the coding sequence ATGACGAACCGTTTTCACAACAACAAAAAACGTCTTTTCTTTTTTCTATTGTTTCTTGTTTGCAAGCCTTCGTTTGCGCAGCTTGCGCCAGCGCCGCCTATGGGCTGGATGACCTGGAATTATTTTGCTGATAAGATCAACGAAAAAGACATTCGCGAAATGGCCGATGCCATGGAGGCCTCCGGCATGGTAAAAGCCGGTTACCGTTACATCATGATTGACGACGGCTGGCAGGGCGGAAGAGACAACAAAAACAACATCATTCCCGATCCCAAAAAATTTCCGTCGGGCATAAAAGCACTTGCTGACTACGTTCATGCGAAGGGGATAAAACTGGGCATCTATTCCGATGCCGCGCAACTGACCTGTGCGGGTTACACGGCAAGTCTTGGCTTCGAAGAGCAGGACGCCAAAACCTTCGCGTCCTGGAGCATTGATTATTTGAAATACGATTATTGCCACGCACCACCGGATTCGGCGACGGCAAAAATTCGCTACAAAAAAATGGCCGATGCCCTGCGCAAAAGCGGTCGGGAAATTGTTTTCAGCATTTGCGAATGGGGCGAACGCAAACCCTGGCTTTGGGCCGCCAATGCCGGCGGACAACTGTGGCGCACTACCGGCGACGTGCGGGACAAATGGAAAAGAAGAACGACCGAAAAATGGGGCGAAGGCATCATGGACATTCTGGACGTGAACGCCGAATTAAGCGCTTATGCGGGACCCGGTCGTTGGAATGATCCGGACATGTTGGTGGTGGGTTTGTACGGAAAAAAAGGCCCTTCGGGAGACGGCGGCGGTACCGGCTGCAGCGATGTGGAATACGTAAGCCAAATGAGTTTGTGGAGCATGATGGCTGCGCCGTTAGTGGCCACCAACGACGTGCGCAACATGAACGAATCCACGAAAAATATTTTGCTGAACGAAGAAGTCATCGCGATAAATCAGGATGCCTTGGGCAAACAAGCCGAACGAAAAATAAAAGACAGTATTTGGAACGTGTTTGTGAAGCCGCTTGCAAACGGTGATTACGCCGTTGCCGTTTTAAACCGCAGCGATGTTCCGAAAACAACCTCGGTTGATTTCAAGGCATTGGGTTTAGAGCACAAATACACGGTAAGAGACTTGTGGCAGCACAAAGACTTCGGCAAAGCAAAAAGCTGGAAGGGAACAGTGCAAAGCCACGAAACAAAAGTTTTCCGCTTGAGAAAAAGCTGA